TAAGGGAAAGGCCCTTTGGGCATTTCTTAAATAGTTGTCTCCGCAGTTGCTTAAAAAAACCAAACGGTATCCTTTGTTTTTCAAATACCGTAAGGTCTCCAGGGTGCCCGGATAAAGCTCCGCCTTTCCCCTGCGGATCAAGGCTTCCATCTCCCGGCCGAGAATGCTCCCCGCCTGATTTTGAATGGCTTTGGGAAGCTCGGGCATGTAGGCCTCCCACATTTCCTCCCGGATAAGGCCGAGAAACCGGGTCACTTCCTGATCGGAAAGATCTTTTTCTTTCAGATATCCTTCATCGATTAGAAATTCCTGGGCCCTTCGAAAGGCAGGGATATATATTTTTTCACTAAAATGAAGGGTTCCGTCATAGTCAAAGAACAGGGTTTTGATATTTTTAAACATGGTTGTTCCTCCCGTCTAAGATTTTTTCCCGGGATTTTAGAAAAAACGGGAAGCTTAGGATAGTTCCCCTAACAGATTGGCCATTTCAATCGCTGTCATGGCAGC
The sequence above is drawn from the Isachenkonia alkalipeptolytica genome and encodes:
- a CDS encoding HAD family hydrolase; its protein translation is MFKNIKTLFFDYDGTLHFSEKIYIPAFRRAQEFLIDEGYLKEKDLSDQEVTRFLGLIREEMWEAYMPELPKAIQNQAGSILGREMEALIRRGKAELYPGTLETLRYLKNKGYRLVFLSNCGDNYLRNAQRAFPLEEVFEEFFTAEAFGYIPKHEILGKVLDRFPKQHLMIGDRKKDIDAGVKNQIPTIGCTYGYGTEEELEEGDLLIGDIQELKNYL